A window of the Miscanthus floridulus cultivar M001 chromosome 14, ASM1932011v1, whole genome shotgun sequence genome harbors these coding sequences:
- the LOC136504534 gene encoding uncharacterized protein gives MLPSMMLQGAPLCCRSPGGRRRPPFPPLPPEICCWRRSCDRRSTAAGAREDCLRNPQRSPPLPVANLRQAGLAGKGNRLEPWSCSRKGTSLQTAHGKVDGGCSLGGGSVDINADEVRKEKLGDRKCSSNRKAVKKLVS, from the exons ATGCTGCCCTCGATGATGCTTCAGGGGGCGCCGCTGTGCTGCCGCTCTCCCGGAGGTCGCCGCCGCCCTCCCTTCCCTCCTCTCCCACCCGAGATCTGCTGCTGGAGGAGATCCTGTGACCGCAGATCCACAGCTGCAGGAGCCCGTGAGGACTGTTTGAGGAACCCGCAACGAAGTCCTCCACTGCCGGTGGCGAATCTGCGGCAAGCTG GTTTGGCTGGGAAGGGAAATCGTCTGGAACCCTGGAGCTGCTCGAGAAAGGGAACGTCACTCCAGACTGCACATGGAAAGGTCGATGGGGGCTGCAGCTTAGGGGGAG GTTCTGTTGATATCAATGCTGACGAG GTGAGGAAGGAGAAGCTAGGGGATCGAAAATGTTCTTCTAATAGAAAAG CAGTGAAGAAGCTAGTTTCATGA
- the LOC136504089 gene encoding antimicrobial ginkbilobin-2-like protein, with the protein MLVELLRQGATQNGGFFNTSYGFGHDQVFGLLMCYADYRWDKCVRCLNAAVSWVGAGCPYSRSASVNYDRCLIRYSNQPFFGAADQVDLAAWVVRSFNYTFDAANAARMSEARWALVGNLTEQAAVSPLRFAYNSSSYMDSKSNSLEMCALAQCRWDLVHDECTTCLGYLRNTLVRNIPNDTAGYCLGYSCYIRYNITGPMEIIAPPSSPPLPPAGY; encoded by the coding sequence ATGCTCGTCGAGCTCCTCCGCCAGGGCGCCACCCAAAACGGCGGCTTCTTCAACACTAGCTACGGATTTGGGCACGACCAGGTCTTCGGCCTCCTCATGTGCTACGCGGACTACAGGTGGGACAAGTGCGTGAGGTGCCTGAACGCGGCGGTCTCCTGGGTGGGCGCCGGGTGCCCGTACAGCCGGTCGGCGAGCGTCAACTACGACAGGTGCCTCATCCGGTACTCGAACCAGCCCTTCTTCGGTGCGGCGGACCAGGTCGACCTCGCGGCATGGGTGGTGCGCTCGTTCAACTACACCTTCGACGCCGCCAACGCTGCCCGCATGAGCGAGGCGCGGTGGGCGCTGGTCGGCAACCTCACTGAGCAGGCCGCCGTCTCGCCCCTGCGGTTCGCCTACAACAGCTCCAGCTACATGGACTCGAAGAGCAACTCGCTGGAGATGTGCGCGCTGGCGCAGTGCAGGTGGGACTTGGTACACGACGAGTGCACCACATGCCTCGGGTACCTGCGCAATACGCTGGTGCGGAACATACCGAATGACACCGCTGGCTACTGCTTGGGGTACAGCTGCTACATCAGATACAACATCACGGGCCCCATGGAGATCATTGCGCCGCCGTCATCGCCGCCACTTCCACCAGCAGGTTATTAG